AGTGGGGGAGTTTTTTAAATATGAGGGTTTTGTGAAGAAcatgtttttgtgtgtgtttcactTGGGAAATTTGGGTCTTTTGTTGTCTACTAAATGTGGGTATTTGTAAATTTAGTATGCTCTATAGTTCTGCACTGTTTTGGTGTTGTGATCAGGCATTTGGAACTTATGTTTTCCTCCTTTTTGGGTATGTTGCTTGGGGGCTTTGTGGGGAAGGTGTCCTGCAAATAGGATTATGGGTTGTCCTGTAGTTCATGACCTATGGTTTTTTTTTCTTGGCTTACTTGCTAATATAAATTGTTTGTGCTTTTGTTTCCTCACATTGCTTGATTACCCTTGCCTTATTGCCCCCTGAACTATGTATTTTACAAAGATTGCGGTGACTTATTGTTTATATACTGCACATCCCCCAAATAACTGGTGGAGTGTCCAATGGATTAGTATGACATTATTAATTGGAAGCTGAAATGTTATCATATAGCTGTATGACGACATTGTATGCTTGTATATCCTATGGAGAGCCAGTATTTCTGAATTTGTGTCAATTTTATTCATCCTGTCACTTACTCGGAAGCATTTTATAGTCTTGTATTAGTTAAATTAGATTGTAAGATAGATATATTTTGATTGTAGGTTTATGTGTTTCAAAAGGTTAAGCTTACTGAGTTAATTTCTGTACTATTAGCTTCTACCTCTGTGCTCAGTTTATGGATAATGGCTCTATTTCGCGGTCTGACATGTTTCTGAATTGAGGTATTAACTAATAAAGATATAGTGACTTAAAAACTACTTCGTCACCATTTTATACAGTTGTTAGTCCAAGTGATCTTAATCAAATTCTAGTTATCATGATTCATGGGTCCATAGGTGCTAAATTAGCAAAATTAGCACAATTGTTAGTCCCTTTGCAGTGACTTGTTTTTTATATACTGCACATCCCCCAAATAACTTGTGGACTTTCCAATGAATGTGTCTTGCAATTATGCGTTACGGGTTGCCCTGTAATTGGGTGATGaacttgttctttttttttgctGGCTTATCTGCAACTATACATTTCTGTGTTGCTTGATTGagggattatatttttaaaaatgtgtgAACTGATGCATAACTCTATCACTCATTTACATGAAGTTTGTTGTTGAGAATATGCACAGTGATGTACAGACATTTTTTTGTGTTGTTACGTAATGATCTTGTCTGTGATGCTGCAGAGCATATCAGCTTTGGCTGAATGCTCTGCCTTGTTTGAAGAATGCTCAAGTTTATTGTATGTCCTGCTTTGGTTGTTTTAAATGAGTCTTGCACTGGTTATAATACGATATTTTGCCTCATGTGATTAGGTCGAAGGAGAAGCGGGAGACTAATTGCTAGCCCGTGGTTATACAATTGGACGAAGAAGAAACCGGAATACGTCTCTATTGATCTCCTCTTCAACATCCTCATCACTTTCAGAATTTTCAGAATCGGAATCTCTGTATGAATGTTCTGAATCTGAACTCTCGATATGGGGGACACCTTGAGCACCTATCcatgaaaaaaaaagatttcaTTACACCTTACAACAGCAGCATAGAAGCACATGAGCAAAACTTAAAATGCGAAATCAACATTATAACGCAGCACATAATCACATGTGCAGAACACAGTGAATGACAGCCAAGAACATGTGCAGGACGAAAAACCCACCATTACTTTGTATATATGCTACGCCAGAAGACAAATACATTACCCATAGAAGCGTCCTGCATGTATATGCTGTGCACAAAAGACGATGCAGAACAAGACTTCAAATGAACACAAGATGCAGTAAAAATCCTACAAATACTTACTTGCTTCGGCCTTGTTATTAGACATTATACACTTTACACAGATTGATCACAGTATTAAACCTATTCCCTCCTGAGTTTAAAAGAACAAAAActcagaaaatgaaaaagaaaaatgtttCGTAGGTGCAAGACACTTCATCTGTTACATCTCCTACAAACACTCTGCGGCAGTTGCAACTTCCTGATAACGTACGCACGCAACATCTGTTCACAAGCGCACAGGtggttttcaaaaaaaataaaaaactgagAAATAAAAGATTAATCCAGAAAATATAACAACCATTGGATGAAACACAAGATGGAAGGCTCAGATTgggactccaaggactccaaaAAATATAGgactccatatatatatatatcaggattttagtacatttaaatattcaaattttttccaaacatagacgctcgtgtaatacctttgaaagattcagtaatctaatcaatcgaatttcagattaaaattagaaagggttatgtattggttcgtgtttatattgaaatagaacacgttaaatttaaaaaaagttatataaaggttcttgttaaaaaaagatattcaaaattgtatatttataattttatttataacatcattataatttttttaatgaaatattatatgataatatattgttatgagagtttttagtatttgaaactgtttaacaatgtaaaaCTAATagatagactccacatttgtagacttgtagtaccaaaaggggagtaccaaaccaaaaaatataactaaaatcttggactacaaattatacccatgttggcttattatagtatagtaagtATAGTATAGCATAGATGCTTGCAATTGAAATGCCGAGAAGAGTggattttattcttttttcaaaCCATTAAAATACACTAGGTAGCATAATTTATTTCAGTGGATTCGATTCCACTTCCACTTAAATTAACAAATGCCGAAAGCAACCGAACCCAAATGATTTCATTTCTACGCACTGATATTCTCACTAAACTCACCTCTCACTCTCACAAACTAACAAAACTCAGTTACATTACTTTTAAAACCCTAATTAAACCCCAAATGGCCGACCTCGCCGCCGGCGATCGGAAAACAATTAAACTCCCAATCCCCGGTCAGCGCAACATCCTCATCACCAGCGCCTTGCCGTACGTCAACAACGTCCCTCATCTCGGCAACATCATAGGATGTAATCCCCGATTTTTCTACCCGATTTTTTGGCTACATATTgattttatatgtgtgtgttctAGCTGTTTTTTTTATTGGGTAATTGTGTTGATTTTGTGGTTGTGAATGGTAGGTGTTTTGAGTGCGGATGTATTTGCAAGGTACTGCCGGCTACGAGGATACAATGCGATTTACGTGTGCGGGACGGATGAGTATGGGACGGCTACGGAGACGAAAGCGATGGAGGAGAATTGTACGCCGAAGGAAATTTGTGACAAGTATGTGGACATGTAGTGTGTACATTGTTTGGTGAACTGTTTGATTTGTCGGTGATACCTTTTTTCGGGTTTTTTTGATTTAGTGGAGTAATTTGTGGATTGTGTCATTGTCGATTTAGGATGTTTGTGAAATTAAGTATTATAAGTGTGAGGTTGGAAAGATACATGTGTAAGTTTAGCAGGAAAAATTGTGAAATAATTACTGTTTTTTAGCGATTTTGCAAGTTTAGAAATCGGAAATTGACAGCTATATGTATTATAATGTACtacctatttttaaaatttcctccAATACATTTCTCTAAAATGACTAATTATGttctaactatatatattttgtagtaGAGATGTAAGTTACACAAGTTTATCCTATAGATCTACACATTTTTCACCCAGTTGAAGAGAATCAGAATTTTATACTTTTGTGTTAGTGTTTATTTGGGGATATATTTATGTGTTGAAATGGGAACCTTATCACTTTTTATCAGGGTAAATCATTTCTTAGTCAACCAATAATCAATAAATCATTTCCATGACCATTAACAGATTAACTATCCTAATTCTTAAGTGCCCCTTAGTTGGTACCCGATACTGGTTAAAGGTTTtgaaagatactccctccgtctttgaatacttttcctgtttgcctTTATTATGCTTGctaacacacacttttgattgttaatatctttaatttcgtattagtattaaatagaaaaacttcaccgtattaaagtactcatgaTTGGTTTTCTTTATATTAAAACTTACTTGTTCTCCAAGTATTAGGATATCTATGTAAACAATTGTAACTATCATCAATTCAGGGTTTAATTATATGAATCGATTAGTATTTTGTAATAAATTATGGAGATAGGCTTAAATTTCTTGTTTTAACCATTTTACGATTGTTGTCCTTCATGCGTAAAAAGCACGAAATCTACTGTTAAATAAAGACCCGAATTAATTATAACTTACTATGATTTATTACATTCTTTTTACTTGAGAAAGAGTTGTCCTTAgcaaacaaccgaaaaaagAGACATTAACTGAGTTGCTTACTTGTGTTGTTCTATTGGCTTTGTAGATATCATGCTATTCATAAGGAGGTGTATGAatggtttaatataaaatttgatgaatttgGACGCACTTCAACCCCACAGCAGACTGAGGTTTGCCAAGCAATTTTCAGTAAACTAATGGAGAATCACTGGCTTTCAGAAAACACAATGCAGCAGGTTTAATGTCACTTGTTATTTGTTATTGATCTCACTTTACTGACATTTAGCGGTTTTAGATTTTTTGTACCATGTGCATCGTATAGTATCAGTGTGTCTTTGTCTTAGTATCAAATGTATACCAATCTTCTTCCCTGTATGTGCAGCTTTATTGTGATACATGCAAAAGATTTTTGGCCGATAGACTTGTGGAAGGTACTTGCCCTACACAAGGTTGTAACTATGACTCTGCAAGAGGAGATCAATGCGAAAATTGTGGCAAACTCTTAAACCCTACAGAATTAATAGACCCAAAATGCAAGGTAAATGCGACCCATAAGTCTTCATATTtggccctgtttggaagttGGGGGTTTTGTAAAAAAATGGAGGTTTGATCACGTGAATATGCTAATATTAGTGTTTCATAGTTGCCGGGTTGAAATAGCTTTTTATactcaaaaaactaattttcaaaaaactacttggaggagTTTTTTGGTAAAGAGAATTGCACGTGGCTagttaaaaatacaaaaaactaGTCAAACAActatttatcaaacagtttCACACGAAACGACTAATTCAATCAACTAGTCAAAACAAGtgaaaacatctaattcaattctCTAACAGCTAACTGCTAATTGCCAAACAGGGTCTTTTTCTTATATGATGTTGGAGGGTTTTAAAAAGCAATCTTATTATATCAATTCTGCATAtaataaacacaaaattttGTTGTTTGGCAACTCCGTTTAAGTTCATAAATTACCTTAAGGGGTTGTTTGGTCCGAGGTCTTCAGGGCTCAGGTATGGTTtttcttcattccaaactcatacctggtgtttggttaaGAAAAAGATAGCCTCAAACCCTTACCTTAACCCTACAAGTATAAGCTTTTCACACCCAAATAGGGAGGTGGGTTTCATGCATGGGTACGAGGaatctaaatatttttcttttcttttcatctatatttatatatttacatatatatttttttatacaagaCTAAACAacaactaaaaaatatataaaaatatcaattaaaataatattttaaattaattaaaattaattatttaaaactattttaaatcAAAGATATTCATTCCATCATttaaccaaacacatgatatcagaaatGATACCACAACCCCATATCACGCTGACCCTATTCTTAATTCCAACCCCATACTACTTCTCCAACTAAACGACCCCTAAAGGAAACTTCTTTTTTCTAGTAAAGCAATTGTAGCAACAGACTAGAGGCTGAACTTGCTATGCGGTTATATATCTCGAATGGTACTTTTTGAACAGGTTTGTCAGAACACCCCACACATACGTGATACAAATCACTTGTTTCTCGAGCTCCCTTTGCTGAAGGATAAACTAGTAGAGTACATCAACAGCATGTCAGTAACTGGATCATGGACGCAAAATGCTATTCAAGCTACAAATGCATGGCTTAAGGAAGGTCTAAGGCAACGGTGTATAACTAGGGATCTGAAGTGGGGGGTTCCTGTTCCACATGAGAAATTTAAGGACAAGGTCGGATATAAGTGTTGCTTATAATGATTTTATCACCCCAAAAACTCTATTTTGTATCCAGTTGGTTTCCTAGAATTTGTCAAATATCAAAGCATGTAAAATTTTCTCTTatattctttaatattttatctttatgtcAACTATATGATGATCAGGTATTTTACGTCTGGTTTGATGCTCCAATTGGATATGTTTCTATCACTTCATGTTACACGTCAGAGTGGGAGAAGTGGTGGAAGAACCCTGAGAATGTAGAGTTATATCAGTTTATGGGCAAGGATAATGTGCCTTTTCATACCGTAAGTATATTTTTCTTGTCATTTTCTTCTGAACCAATAACAACAAGTATCTACCATTCTATAATGTCAAAAACTGGTCACGTCTTGAGATGTTGCAACCTTGTTTTCTTGTCATGAGGAGTATGTACCCTTCTATACTATTATAAAACAATTGTATCTCAAGATGTTGCATACTTGCATTTTTGTTTTCTTGTCATATGATGTGTGTTGATCTACTTAGCTTTGATTTGTTTTATAGACAATTCACAACCTTTTGTCATCTAAGTTTCTCTTTGTCAAGTGTAGTGCACCATCACTCTACTTTATCATGCACGTCAGTCTCAGTTATAGTAAAAGTAAGATGGAAGGATTAGCGGCGATCGGTAGCTGATCATTAGTAGCGAAATCAATCTAATATCATTGATATATTTGGTGACATCAACCACATTAAAGAGAATAAGAGATACAATTACGTGAATATACAATAAATTAAGGATCACTCAGATAGTCCATTTAGCTACATATTTACGCCATACATGTATTTAGATGTAATGGTAACAATTCTGATAACTGATCGATCTAATAGTAGTGATGCATATCTGGAGATATGTATAGATGCTTGTCTGTGTGTCTATGTGTTGTGTATGGTGTGATATTCATGCTCCACAGTCCACACTGCCTCATGAGTTGACTGTATGGAATATCCTTTAGTACTAAACATCTAGAACTTTGAACCATGATGTTGCACAATATTATCTATTTGTTGTGcttgtttatgtttatatttgcaTTTTCTTTCCTACCATGTAATGTCTTTTCAGTTTGCTATGGTCTTCCTGTTTATAGGGCTGATTCAGGCCTCAATGTTGAAGTTTCGTAATCTAAGCAGTACTCTTTCAGTCAACGGGCTTTTAACACTATAAGATTGCTGACAGTATAAAATATGCTATTTATTGTGTTGATATGTTCAGGTGATGTTTCCATCAACGCTTCTTGGAACTGGTGAAAATTGGACTCTAATGAAAACCATCAGTGTTACAGAGTACTTGAACTATGAAGCAGGTAAGTTAGTAATCAAAGTATCTAGATTATAACAGATAAAAGGACACGATCAGTCGATGACTACTATTGGTATACAATTGAAAATTTTACTTTCTAACCAATTGGTTTGGCACTTAATAAGCTTGATATGTTTGTGATGGATTTTGCAGGGAAGTTCTCAAAGAGTAAGGGTGTAGGAGTTTTTGGAAATGATGCGAAAGATACTAAGATTCCAGTAGAAGTGTGGAGGTATTACTTGCTAACCAATAGACCAGAGGTAGGCTCTAAAAAATTTAGCTTGATATTTTTGTGTTTTAGTACTTATCTATAGAATAAGATATACATAGGATTTTatcattttaactgctttttttgatatttttaggtATCAGACACATTATTTACATGGGTGGACTTGCAAGCAAAGCTAAATactgaattattaaataatcttGGAAATTTCATCAATCGTGTCTTAAGCTTTATTGCCAAAGATCAAGGTTAGTCATCTGCTTTTTGGAAGCAAAAATTGTGAAATACAAGCAGATTGAGGGTAATGGACtgttacaaaaaaattattggcTAATTTTTGACTTGTCTACATTAGGAATATTAGTATTGTATCACAAAGAAATGAGTATGAATTAAATGTCAGGGGTAACATGTCATGAATTTACTTGCATGAGTCCATCACATCCACGAACAATGTTTAGATGCTTTGTTCATGTCATTTTTTTGTATTGTCCTGTGACACTCCTTAATTATGCAAACAAAAACTGTTTGAACAGTTTGTCTTTAAGATTTTGAGTATATATTCTTTTGTTGGAATACACGATGTTAACACGGATGCCTTTCTTAAAGGCAACATGTGAATAATCTTCTGGTAACTATACTGCATTTAGCTAGACAGTAACTAGGAATTATCATATGTACTAGGAATAATGAACTTATTTATACGACTATTTAGTTTAATGCAAATgtaatattgaaatatatattcattatataaatttccgatgttttaatatttgccgacccccccacccccaccccacCCCACGTCAGAATCCCCAAAAATTTGTATTCACCGAATTTCTTTATCTCTGTACTGCACAACCGCAGTCATGCTTCCTAGGCTGATACTTCTTATTTGTATTAAAGTAATTGCATCCATTGTGAAATTCTGTGACTTTGATGGACAATTTGCATTGACAGCTTCGGGCTATGGCTTCATCATCCCTGATGCGCCAGGTGCAGAGTCTCACATTCTAACAAAAAAATTGGGTGATAAAGTTGGTAACTATGTGGAACAATATATAGAAGCTATGGAGAAGGTTTTTACTGTCCCAGCTCTGTTTGTCTTTCCATGATACTTACATCTTGTAGATTGCCCTTTGTCAGCATTGTAATAACATTTTATGTTTCTAATATGACATAGGTTAAGCTAAAGCAGGGGCTAAAGCTTGCAATGAGCATTTCTGGCGAGGGAAATGCATATCTTCaagtaagaaaataatataatctaagagcactctgtttttttttttttgtttttttcacaATAATCATCATTTACCAGTCACCACAATGGCATTGCATACAACTTTTGCCATTAATGGAACTCTGCTATATTACTAGTCATGAAATCAGCCCTATGGATGTCTTTTAGTAACTGCTGATAATCAtgttttatgtaaattttatgCAGGAAACCCAGTTCTGGAAGCTTTACAAGGAAGACAAGGCTTCTTGTTCTATAGTTATGAAAACTTCCGCAGGACTAGTCTATCTGCTTGCTTGTCTGCTAGAACCTTTTATGCCATCTTTCTCTGTTGAGGTGTGTTAGGTGATGTAAACTTGTGCATTGTATTTCCTGAAAGTGATAAGTTTGTCCATGAGGTAATGTTATGTGTCTCATTGGCAGGTACTTAAACAGCTCAACATGCCTCCTGAGACGCAAATTTCACTTGCAGATGAAAAAGGAGACATTGACAGGTCTAAAAGACCTTGGGAGTTTTTACCTGCTGGTCACAAAATTGGAACACCTGTTCCATTGTTCAAGGAACTGGTACATACTCTGtttctgtttgtttttttaatgaatCTCAAGCTGGTTGAATTTGGACACAAATttgcttgaaattcttgtttgGTGGTTTATATTTGTTCAGTCAGACAAGGATGTGGAGTTTTTTAGGCAAAAATTTGCTGGAAGCCAAGCCGATAGGATTGTGAAGGCAGAGGCTGAAGCTAAGCAAATTGCTGAGCAACTAAAAAGGGCAAAAGTATcaggttaaaattttaaagatgaaCCAAGTTTGATGAttcttttaaaagaaaatgtatattatCGCAtttatttcatgttttttccAAATTGAAATATCTTCTAAATGCAATGCTTGCATGCATTTTCTCCAATAATTTACAATCTTCAAAGCACCTGCCATTATTAAGTATAGTTTTTATGTGAGCTATAGTTTTCTTGGTCACTCAGATTAGACCTTTGTACTATTATTAGTATTAGATCACACTGACTCACAACTACCCACCCAcccacaaaatatatatacacgttGTGACGACTCCTTTTATCTTATTTGTTTTAACAGATGGAAATGTAAAAAAAGAGCGATCAAAAAAATCATCTGAAAATAAACCCAAGAGCACAGCTGAACAAGAAATATCCATAAGTAGACTTGATATCCGTGTTGGCCTCATCACAAAGGTTCAGAAGCATCCTGATGCTGATTCTTTATATGTGGAAGAAATTGATGTGGGTGAGGGTCAACCTCGGATAGTCGTGAGCGGTCTTGTCAAGTATATTCCTCTTGAAGAAATGCAGGTTTAATCTCCCGCATGCCTGATCCCATACATCTGATTTTCGAACAAACGACAGACACATTAATCCCTGTCATCTATCGTACTAATTTGTCTTCAAATCTTACTTGAGATGACTTCTTTTTTTTCCCAGAATCGGAAGGTCTGTGTTCTTTGCAACTTGAAACCTGTAACCATGcggggaataaaatcatatgcAATGGTGCTTGCTGTTTCGAATGATGATCACACTAAGGTGAttttggtctaaaatttaggattaaTTTATGAGAAGAAATGACTTGTCTTCCTTTGCATCATTTACCCGCGAATCTCCTGTATTTAGTTTGATTTTACATATTCACCAGAGTTTCCCACTTTTAGGCAACCTTACAGGGGGATGGTCTTTAAATAGaggaatttcattttttttacatcaaTTCTTacagaaaatattataatatggaACAATCATGGATGCCGAATATGTGAGAATTTAGTAAAAAGAATCTTTGTAACATTGGAGTATAATTCTTTTTAGCCAAATATTTTCAACTTGTTAGTAACAACTTCGACTTTCCACACCATTACTATCGTCCCTAGTATGATGATATGTCAAAATAGTACTATGTTACACCTATTGTGCATTACTATTGCTTGACATTTTTggcattaaaattttattgtccaGGTTGAATTGGTTGATCCACCACAATCAGCTCCCGTTGGGGAGAGAGTGACGTTCTCTGGCTTTGAAGGCAGTCCCGATGATGTGCTTAACCCTAAGAAAAAGGTCTGGGAAACCATTCAGCCAGAGTTGCACACTAGCAATGAACTGATAGCCTGCTACAAAGATATGCCTTTCAGTACGTCAGTCGGACTTTGCAAAGTCAAATCAATTTCTGACGGATCAATTCGATAGACCGATCTTTTCAGAAAACTGGAGCTTCTGGGCCTGAAAACTGTTGATAAGGTTATACAATTCAGTGATTTACTGAACTGGAGCTTCTAGGCCTGCAAATTTTTGTGCTTGTCAAATGTTACGCAGATAAAAGGACTATAAGTAGCTGGATTTTATTATGCATTGGATAGTCAAATCTAGTCCTGTCAGAAACAACTATCTGATTGTTTTGATCTTCAGCTGACTGTGATGGTGGTTCATTAGATTACACCATCAGAAAATGTGTAATTTTCTTACAAATTTACAGATTTGTTACAGTTCTGTAGAGGTGGTTCGAAAAATATACCAACACCAGGAtgctatttatatttatatatacagttCTGTAGTACTTTTTGTTTTTGCCAAGAAAACTACATAGACAAATGTTTGTTTCCCATTTGTTCTCCTACATAAGAATAAGTTTCCTGAGCTCATTTATCTTTTATGAGATCAAATATACATTGAACTCCATGGCTACTGCAGTCTGGGATCTTGTATTGTATCCTGTTCACTTGCACTCAATACACGTTATGAACAAGATGCATGcactgatttaaaatatattagaaaaagCAAAATAATTGCTCTCGCACAGTTGAACAAACAACTTGGTATAAAATGATAATATGAAACAAATTTCAAGTTcgtaaataaattagaaaaagcAAAATAATTGCTGCTTGATGATTTTGTTTATTAGATTTAAATAAATTCGCATAGCATATATTCCATGATGCCAGAATTTACTAATGAATGGTCTGTGGTCTGAATTTTCTAGATTGGAGACTTTATTTTCCAGATTTCCAGTGCAGGATGGCCAACTTCTAGTCAATCCTGTAAGCTGCAAACAAACTTTTTCCTTCTATAAATTTGTAGCCTTCTGCACTGAGATTTACTATGAGCTCTCTCTTAAGCAAAGCAACACTAATCATGCCAACTTTCGCCACTGTTTTTTCTTTCCTATGTCTTTTTCTGTTAGTCCTACCCACGTTTGCAGCAGCAGCTCATAAATTATTGTTTCAGGTACAATAATGCGATAAGCCAGGAGGGCTGTACAATTCATTAATCAACTCTGTTTCTGATCTGGCTGCTGCTGGGGTTACCCATGTTTGGCTCCCTCCACCTTCTCAATCTCAAGAAGGCCATCCTCAAGGTTGATCTCTTTCTCCGGGTTTTTTCTTGCATTTCAGTCAAttatagaaatttaaatatacgTGTTTCAAGCGTTCTAGACGTGACCTTTTTAGCATGGTCATTCTGAAGTAGCTAGAATGACTTTGACAAGTGAAAGTTTTTGGCTTTCCTTCTACAATTGCATGGACGGTATTTTTAGGTTCCTCTAAAATCTTAGAAAAATCTCTATTCTCATGCGACGAGCATGTATTTAATGCTATTTCTCATGCCACTGCATCCTTGTCATATTTCTCGATTCTTCTCCTTTGTTCAGGATATATACCAGGAAGGCTCTATGATCTCGAGGGGTCTAAATATGGCAACAAGGAGGAACTAAAAGCACTGATTAAATGGAATTACAGGAGATGGTCCAACGTCCACCATTTTGCTTCTGATCGTCGCCCTGTTCTGATATCTAGGACGAATCAGCAGACTTGTAATCATATGCAAGTAGTTTGATGGAATTAGAATGAGGGTAGTTCCGAATAAGGTGTAGCTATTTGAGAACACTGTTGGTGAATTTGAGTACGTGTTTTGTGCATGAATTTTAGTCCCTACTTCTCCTGGTTTAAGTGAGAAGATAGATGACAACAAGGTTTGGCTTTAAAGCATCAACAGAAATAAGATGTGACATAATACAAGCAAAGAGATACTAGTCCTAAACAAATTTAAGTGCACAACATAAGATTTCTCAAGATAAAACTTCAGTAATGGCCCCCAATCATGTTCCAACAAGTTTTTCAACCTTTTACATGTATTCATTTCAACTCTTGAATATTTTTCATCGACTCAATAGACCATAACCATAAACAGACCATGAAGCTGCGATTCGCTTTCCATGACAATTGCACAACAAAATCGGAAAGGACCATACATTGTGAGAGGGAGAGTAATGTATACTGAATATCAACATTATCACACTGAAAAAACTCAAAACAATTTATACTGAGAATCTAACTGTACAAAACATCAACTCTACATACACCGGAGGACACTCTAATATATAGCCAGTTCCACCTCTCATGTCCAGAACAAACATTAGTGACCCTACAACCCATCTAATGGTTATATTCTCCATGATTGAATATGTTATACCCAGAATCAAAAACGATGAAGAAAGAGATAGATGAGACCAAAGGAAAAAAATGAAGAGTTGCTAACCAAAGAAAAATCTTTTTGGTGTTCATACGAGTTTTAACCCCTCTAAAGACCTTTTTATCTGTATTTCAATTGCGCAAATTTGGAGTATGTTCTAACAAGGAAC
This genomic window from Daucus carota subsp. sativus chromosome 7, DH1 v3.0, whole genome shotgun sequence contains:
- the LOC108194471 gene encoding probable methionine--tRNA ligase, with the protein product MISFLRTDILTKLTSHSHKLTKLSYITFKTLIKPQMADLAAGDRKTIKLPIPGQRNILITSALPYVNNVPHLGNIIGCVLSADVFARYCRLRGYNAIYVCGTDEYGTATETKAMEENCTPKEICDKYHAIHKEVYEWFNIKFDEFGRTSTPQQTEVCQAIFSKLMENHWLSENTMQQLYCDTCKRFLADRLVEGTCPTQGCNYDSARGDQCENCGKLLNPTELIDPKCKVCQNTPHIRDTNHLFLELPLLKDKLVEYINSMSVTGSWTQNAIQATNAWLKEGLRQRCITRDLKWGVPVPHEKFKDKVFYVWFDAPIGYVSITSCYTSEWEKWWKNPENVELYQFMGKDNVPFHTVMFPSTLLGTGENWTLMKTISVTEYLNYEAGKFSKSKGVGVFGNDAKDTKIPVEVWRYYLLTNRPEVSDTLFTWVDLQAKLNTELLNNLGNFINRVLSFIAKDQASGYGFIIPDAPGAESHILTKKLGDKVGNYVEQYIEAMEKVKLKQGLKLAMSISGEGNAYLQETQFWKLYKEDKASCSIVMKTSAGLVYLLACLLEPFMPSFSVEVLKQLNMPPETQISLADEKGDIDRSKRPWEFLPAGHKIGTPVPLFKELSDKDVEFFRQKFAGSQADRIVKAEAEAKQIAEQLKRAKVSDGNVKKERSKKSSENKPKSTAEQEISISRLDIRVGLITKVQKHPDADSLYVEEIDVGEGQPRIVVSGLVKYIPLEEMQNRKVCVLCNLKPVTMRGIKSYAMVLAVSNDDHTKVELVDPPQSAPVGERVTFSGFEGSPDDVLNPKKKVWETIQPELHTSNELIACYKDMPFSTSVGLCKVKSISDGSIR